From Tepidisphaeraceae bacterium:
GGCTGACGGGGCTCCGGCTTCCTTCTGTGACATGTATTCCTTCCGATTGAGATAAGTTCCTGAGTGGTATTCCCGATGTGCTGTAATATTCGTCACGATCGGACCCTCGCATTAGGCGACGGGGCAATTTTCTAATGCACCCCACTTATCGGACAGGCGGAGAAGTCTGCCGGACGCTGAAACACGCCGGCGACGCGTAAGAATCCTGAGCGGATGTGAAACGAAGGGCCAGGGGGGACGCCGCATTCTTCGGGACGACGTGAGTTTTAGGTTGCGCGAACATCCGCCGCATCCTTTCAACGCGAAAAGTTGACGGGCACGGCGGAGACGTTTTGCCGGCCGCTGGGTCGGCGGTAGGAAGCGACGGGTTCACCGGGGAGGCTGAACGTGCCTAGTTCGAACGCGAAGATCAGTTATAGCGACGCGAAAGCCGGCCCGTACACCGAGATTGACGGTGCCTATCTCGTAGCTCTTCCCGCAAATGGGCGGCGGCGGCGGCGGCGCACTGGATCGCGCGGGAGCCGGGGCAGATCACCTTTGCTTACCCAACCAAGCGCTTCCAGCGTATCGATTCGATGACACGTAAGGCTCAATACTGGCGTGTGACGTGCGAAGACGGGCCCGACCCAGCGTGGGTAGGTCACCCGCAAAGTCCTGGCCGCATCGGCGACGATGAGCCAATTGCGACGATCCAACTTAGCGGCGCTCCGTTTATTCCGGGCAAAGATGAATGAATGCCGGTGTATACCAGTCCTTGCACGCGATCGGTGAGGCGAGCGCACCATACACGCTGGCCCCGTCCCCGTCCTCTTGGCCGCCGACGCTAGTTCAGATTCGTCGTTCGCTGCGGCACGATGATCAACGCGAGGTCGGCCTGTGCGACCTTGTTCAGGTTCTGGATCAGCTCCTCGTAGGTGTCACCCAGTACTTGGGGGGCAGCGACGATGATGGCGTCGACCTTGTTGCGCGGGGTGCCGCGGCACAGCCGGTCGAGCTCCGCGAACTTGTCGGTTGTGACGCTGAGGTCCCGGGTGTACGAGGCGGCCCTCGTCGCTTTGTGTGGCATGGGCGGCAGAATATCACATCCCGCCCAACCAGAACTCTGCTTGGCCGATCCTGCAGTTCCTCGCGCGCTACGGTTGGTCACGCCACAGGGAGTCGTGACAATCTTCGTAGGCCCCTAAGCCCTTCTATGTGGGCGCGCATTGTCAGGGGCTACAAGGAACCTTTAGGCGCTCGACGCACGTTATAAACAATAACGACCCATGCAAACTCCCTTGTTCAATTGGCGATGGCTGATCCCGCTGCCGGCAACCCTGTTTCTCTCTGGCTGCGTGTTTGCGCCGAGGGCGGCGAAAATTGAACAGGATCGCGTCACGCAGGCCGGAAGGGCATACGCGGCAAGTCGATCGGCGCGGGTGGTGGCCAACCTGCCTGTCGGTCAAACTGAAATCACCTGGCGTGAAGTGCTGGGTCGCGCACTGCTGGCCAGCGGGGAGCTGGAGGCAGCCTACTACGAGTGGGCGATGGCGGTGACACAAATCGATCAGAAGGGGACGTGGCCGCAGCAACCACTTGAGCTCGGCTTCGACTACATGTTTTCCGCCGAGCGGATGAAGACATTAGACCGCATGACGTTCTCCGCCGGGCTGATGGACGCGACGGGGCTCCCGAACAAAGCGTACCAAGACGCGAAAGTTGCCTGGCGCGACGCAGAGGCGGCGGGGGAACGGTTCAGGCAGGCGAAATTCGAACTTCAGCGGAAGGTGCTGTCGGCATGGGCGGATTATGCCCTGCAGGCCGAGAAGGTCCGGGTGCAGGAAGAGAACGTCCGGCTGCTGCGACTCGTGAGCGAGACCGCCGGCGCGCGGGTGCGGGCGGGTGCGCCTCAGCAAGATCTGCTGCGAGCGCAAGTCGAACTGAAGCAGGCAGAGAACGAACTGTCGACTATGAGGTCGGAAGTGCAGAGGCAGCGCGCGACACTGAACGCGCTGCTGGTGAGGCCGGCCGAGTCGCCGCTCCCACCCCCGGTGCGGTTGCCAGAGCCGCGGCCGCTGATCGCAGACGATTCAGCCCTGCTGGCGATGGGAGTGCGAAACAACCCGGAGCTGGCGGCTTTGGACAAGGACCAGCTGGCGCGCGAAGCGGCAATCGTGCGGGCAAGGTTGGATTACCAGCCGGAGATAAACCTCACGGCGGCCTTCACCGGTTCCATTTCGCAGACGGTCGGCGGGATGTTGGTGGTCCCGACGCGCCTGCCGGCTATCCGCGCGATGGTGCGCGAGGCACGATCGGACCTCCGACGGGTCGAAGCCATGGCGGATCAGGCTCGTTCGGACCGCGGGGCACAGTTTGCCGCGACGCTCGTGGCGCTGCGCGATGCCGAACGGCGGACGCGGGTGTTTGAAGCGGAAATCGTACCGCTCGCGACCCGAACGCTTGACCTTACACGTCGGGCGTACGCGAGCGGGTCAGCAACCTATCTGGACGTGATCGAGTCGCAACGCACGCTACTCGATGTGCGACTGATGGTGGCCGACGCCCGGGCGATGCGGGAGCGGATGCTGGCCGAGCTGGAGATGCTTGCCGGCGCAGACGTCGAAACCCTCGCCGA
This genomic window contains:
- a CDS encoding TolC family protein, translated to MQTPLFNWRWLIPLPATLFLSGCVFAPRAAKIEQDRVTQAGRAYAASRSARVVANLPVGQTEITWREVLGRALLASGELEAAYYEWAMAVTQIDQKGTWPQQPLELGFDYMFSAERMKTLDRMTFSAGLMDATGLPNKAYQDAKVAWRDAEAAGERFRQAKFELQRKVLSAWADYALQAEKVRVQEENVRLLRLVSETAGARVRAGAPQQDLLRAQVELKQAENELSTMRSEVQRQRATLNALLVRPAESPLPPPVRLPEPRPLIADDSALLAMGVRNNPELAALDKDQLAREAAIVRARLDYQPEINLTAAFTGSISQTVGGMLVVPTRLPAIRAMVREARSDLRRVEAMADQARSDRGAQFAATLVALRDAERRTRVFEAEIVPLATRTLDLTRRAYASGSATYLDVIESQRTLLDVRLMVADARAMRERMLAELEMLAGADVETLAEAVKPATQPTSPMTMRTNAVKTVMEAQP